The Candidatus Nanosynbacter featherlites DNA window AATCGACATAGCCCCGAAAATCACCAAACCACTCAAAAAAGTCACCATAACGATCAAAAACATCAGCCAGCGGACTGTCTTCACCCCGATACCAGCGGGCAATACATTCTAACGTTAGGTCAAATCGATCACCAATTTTGCGATGCCAGCCTCTCGCACGATTGATGGTTTGCGTACCGCCGCGTAATTCGCTGGGGAAGATAATTTCTGAACCAATACGCCAATCAATATTATCTATTGCCGCTAGAACATCTCGTGGGGTCTGTTCAACAATCAACTTATTACGCTTCCAAGCTTCAAAGGTAGCTACTATATTATCACTTGAAACAGGAATCTGACACTGGCCGTCACTGGCTATCAAGTACGACCCCTCATCTAGCATAGTCAGTTGACGACCATTAGGCAGTGGTTTAGTCCATAGCTCAGCGTGATAGCGTTTTAACGTCAGGCTGTGCTGATCTGGGTCTTTATTATTAGCGTCTTGCCGACAGTCAAACCAAGGATCAATCATCGCTAGCCTATATACTTCTTCAACGTCACCGTATCACCCACCCGCGCTTCACGCGTGGTTTTGAGGTTGGTGACAATGTAACCAATTTCACCAGTGTCCAGCGATGGGTCGGGGATCATGCCAGGACTAAGATGACCAACTTCCAGCGCCAAGCCGTTCGCGCCAGTTGCCATCATGTGAATTGCGTCGCCTTTCTTAATTTGCCCATCAACCACCCTGACATACAAAATCACCCCACGGTAATCATCATAATAACTGTCAAAAATCAGCGCCCGTGTCGGCATATCAGCCAACACAACATCAGGATGCTCGACCGCCAGTGGCGAAGTCGGCGCCGGAATTCGCTCAACAATCGCCTCCAAAACTTGATCAACATTCTGTCCCGTTTTAGCGGAAATATGAATAATCTCACTCTCGTCACAGCCTAGCAGATTGATCACCTGCTTGGATACTCGCGGCACATCAGCGGCCGGCAAATCAACCTTGTTGAGCACCGGAATAATTGTGAGGTCCTGCTCCATCGCCAAGTACACATTCGCCAGCGTCTGCGCCTGGATACCCTGGCTGGCGTCGACCACCAACACCGCCCCCTCGCACGCCTGCAAGCTGCGCGACACTTCATAACTAAAATCAACGTGACCGGGCGTGTCGATGAGGTTGAGATCATACGACCCAGCCAGTGGCAATCCTTCCGATGAATCGATAACCCTGTCGCTGGCGTCGCCTGCGACATTCGATTCAGAGGAAGCGGTTGCCGCTGGCTGGCGGTAATGATACTTCATCCGCACCGGCGCAAGCTTAATGGTAATGCCCTTCTCGCGCTCGAGATCCATACTATCCAGCAGCTGCGATTTCATCTCGCGCTTCTCCACCGTCCCCGTCATCTCCATCATTCGGTCAGCCAGCGTCGATTTGCCGTGATCGATGTGAGCGATGATGCAAAAATTGCGGATAGCTTTCATCAGCGTCGTTTCCCGTCCAGACGTACAAACAAGAACTTATTCACTTGCCTGATGATCGGTTCAACTTCTGGCAATTTGAGCATCCGCGATATCAGACCATAAGCCAAGAAACTCACACCAGCGATAATCATAAACTTCGGAAAGGCTGAGAAGAAGCTACTGTCGCTCTCACGGAATGGCAACACCTGTAACATCAAATAACAAACGATTCCTGCTACCGTTGATGCCACGATCATACGCAACACCGCCGCCACGAACGAAGCGTCAAACAAGTGCGGAATTCGTTTTTCTAACACAACAAATAAGATCACTACCTCAATGACAGCCACTGTCGACTGTGCCCACGCCAGCCCATAGGCGCCCATTTTCAGCACCATCGATAAGACGATTGCCAGTACCACATTCAAGCCAATAGCTGCGAAAGAGATGTTTAGCGGTGTTTTTGTGTCCTGTTGTGCGTAAAATGCCCGAGCCGCCATGTGATAGATGGTACGAAACAAAATCGCCACGACCAAACACCCCAAAATACCCGCCATCATCGGATCTCCGGTGTTGCGGATAAAGTGAACAACATACCCTCGGGTGAAGAACGTTATAACGGAAACCGGCATAGCCATCCAAATAATTACCCGCAGCAATTGGCGCAAATCTTTCTGAAACAGATCTTGACGATTATTGCCCAAATGCTCGGTCAACTGAGGAAAAGCTGCGTTAGAAACCGCCACACCGATGAGGTTGATCGGCATCATGTGTAGCGTTAAAGCCTGCTGATAAGCACGAATAACACCATCACCCAGTCGGGAAGCCAAGTTCACTTCCACCAAGCTAACAGCGTAGTCCATACCCTGGTCAACCGAACGCGCTGGTAGTAAACTCAATACTTTGCGAAAACCGCGGTTACGCCAGTGCAGTTTAAACTCATAGTCAAATCCCAAACCGACCAACCCGACAGCACTAACGATGAGCTGCATTACCGAACCAAGCACCACACCCAGCGCCACGCCCATGATGCCGCCCTCAAAGATCTGCCAACCAAAGATATTGATACCATTCGTAAACCAAACGGTACCGATGATGATACCAATATTATAAATCATTGGCGCGAGAGCATAAAAGGTGAAACGCCCCACCGCTTGCTGGATGCTAGCGATGACAGCAGCAATCGCAAAGATAAATGGGTTGACAGCGATCACCCGCATCATACTGACCGCCAACGCATGACCCGACTCACTCATTCCCGGCGCAATGAAATAGCGCATTAATGGATCAGCAAAGATGATGATGAGCACACTAGCAGCCAGGGTGGTCAGTGCCATGAAATTGATCATGCTGGAGCTAATCTGCCAAGCTGACTGTTTATTTCCCTTGGTCCATCGCTCATTAAACACCGGGATGAAGGTCACACTCAGCGCACCTGACACCAAAATAGCAAACATAAAGTCCGGCACCATGAACGCTGCAGTGTACGCGTCAAGACCAACAACATAACCCGCCAGCCCTGCTTCTTTGTTGGGCATATAGGCAGCGTTCAGCAAACGGTCACGCCAAAATCCCAGCAGACTACTCAGTAGCATAGATCCTGCCAATAGACTGGCTGCCAATTTCACGGTCAGCCGCTGATTCACTTTGGTGACTGCTTGCCGAACTCGCCCCATAATCGATTATGCGTGAAGTTTTGCTTCCTTTGGCAACTTAGTACCCTTGAGTATCTCTGCCACCGCTTCTTCCTCCAAGGTTTCGTCCTTGAGCAGTGCCGCAGCCAATTTGTCCAGATGTGAACGATTGGCTTTCAGAACCGTCATGGCTCGCGTCTTCGCTTCATTGATCAGCGCTGCCACTTCTTGGTCTATCTGCTTCGCTGTTTCATCTGAGTACGGTCGCTCACGGGTCATCTTGTCAAACATCAATCCACCATTATCTTCGTGAAAGACTTGGTCACGCAGAGCCTTACCCATGCCTTGCTCAATCACCATATCACGAGCAATCTGGGTCGCGTTACGCAAGTCAGATCCTGCCCCGGTAGTGATACCATCATCGCCGTACAAAATCTGCTCAGCCACGCGTCCACCCATAGCCCGGGCCAAGATGTCTTTAAATTCATAGACGTTGGTGTAGCTCTTGTCCTCTGGCGGCAAGAACCACGTCACACCACCAGTGCCACCACGCGGAATGATAGTAACTTTGTGAACTGGGTCAGAATCTGGCAAAACGTGACCGACGATAGCATGGCCAGCCTCGTGATACGCCGTCAATTCCTTTTCCTTGTCGCTCATGACCTTCGCTTTGCGCTCTGGACCGATCGCTACTCGTTCAAACGCTTCGGTCAACTCTTCGTTGGTAATCTTTTTCTTGTTGCGCCGTGCAGCGATGATGGCAGACTCGTTGGCGATGTTTGCCAAATCAGCACCGCTTGAACCAGCCGTCTTTGCTGCCAACGCATCCAAATTAACCGTATCGTCAGTTGGCTTATTCTTAAAGTGAACCTTCAAAATAGCTTCGCGGTCTTTGCGCTCTGGCAGCATAATATTAACTCGCCGGTCAAATCGACCCGGGCGCAGCAACGCTGGATCCAACACATCTGCTCGGTTGGTAGCCGCCAGGACGATCACATTCGTGTCGCCGTCAAAGCCATCCATTTCCACCAAAATCTGGTTCAAGGTCTGTTCGCGCTCATCGTGTCCGCCGCCCATACCAGAACCACGTTTACGACCAACCGCGTCAATCTCATCGATAAAGATGATACATGGTGCATTTTTCTTGGCCTTAGTGAACAAGTCACGGACTCGTGACGCACCAACACCAACAAACATCTCCACAAACTCTGAACCGGAGATAGAGAAAAATGGCACGCCTGCTTCGCCAGCTACAGCTCGCGCCAGCATGGTTTTACCAGTACCCGGGTGGCCGACCAACAACACGCCTCGCGGGATCTTGGCACCGAGCTCGCGGTATTTCTTTGGGTTTTTCAGGAAATCAACTACTTCTTGCAAGTCTTGCTTGGCGTTATCATTACCAGCGATATCTTCAAAGTTAACCTTTTCTTTGTCTTCACCATACAATCGAGCTTTTGATTTACCAAAGCCCATGGCTTGGTTATTCTGCCCCTGACTCTGTCGCATCATAAACACAAAGAAACCGATGATCAAAATAACCGGCACAAAAGTGATGGCAACATTCCATACCACTTCACCAGTGCGTGACTGTGGCACAACCTTGACCTCAACCGGCGCGTCTTTCTTGAGGCCTTGCTCATAAATACTGCTGTTTTCTTTGATGGATTTTTCTGTTGGCTTATCTTGGTCTTTAACCGTCACCGTCAGGTCGTTGCCCTGGACTTGGATGAGTTTAATGTCACCCTTGTTCGC harbors:
- a CDS encoding DUF6994 family protein, with amino-acid sequence MIDPWFDCRQDANNKDPDQHSLTLKRYHAELWTKPLPNGRQLTMLDEGSYLIASDGQCQIPVSSDNIVATFEAWKRNKLIVEQTPRDVLAAIDNIDWRIGSEIIFPSELRGGTQTINRARGWHRKIGDRFDLTLECIARWYRGEDSPLADVFDRYGDFFEWFGDFRGYVDFFLLQDFVDDEYQVNILTDFDNFQSSPLPQTVEQYTVYLQDLTDMLTLRAKRIERYANQ
- the murJ gene encoding murein biosynthesis integral membrane protein MurJ; translated protein: MGRVRQAVTKVNQRLTVKLAASLLAGSMLLSSLLGFWRDRLLNAAYMPNKEAGLAGYVVGLDAYTAAFMVPDFMFAILVSGALSVTFIPVFNERWTKGNKQSAWQISSSMINFMALTTLAASVLIIIFADPLMRYFIAPGMSESGHALAVSMMRVIAVNPFIFAIAAVIASIQQAVGRFTFYALAPMIYNIGIIIGTVWFTNGINIFGWQIFEGGIMGVALGVVLGSVMQLIVSAVGLVGLGFDYEFKLHWRNRGFRKVLSLLPARSVDQGMDYAVSLVEVNLASRLGDGVIRAYQQALTLHMMPINLIGVAVSNAAFPQLTEHLGNNRQDLFQKDLRQLLRVIIWMAMPVSVITFFTRGYVVHFIRNTGDPMMAGILGCLVVAILFRTIYHMAARAFYAQQDTKTPLNISFAAIGLNVVLAIVLSMVLKMGAYGLAWAQSTVAVIEVVILFVVLEKRIPHLFDASFVAAVLRMIVASTVAGIVCYLMLQVLPFRESDSSFFSAFPKFMIIAGVSFLAYGLISRMLKLPEVEPIIRQVNKFLFVRLDGKRR
- the ftsH gene encoding ATP-dependent zinc metalloprotease FtsH, encoding MAVKMPNKNGKNKISQFMRLGLFWAIVVLIGLAVYASTAQHANLKEVALSDVVSRANKGDIKLIQVQGNDLTVTVKDQDKPTEKSIKENSSIYEQGLKKDAPVEVKVVPQSRTGEVVWNVAITFVPVILIIGFFVFMMRQSQGQNNQAMGFGKSKARLYGEDKEKVNFEDIAGNDNAKQDLQEVVDFLKNPKKYRELGAKIPRGVLLVGHPGTGKTMLARAVAGEAGVPFFSISGSEFVEMFVGVGASRVRDLFTKAKKNAPCIIFIDEIDAVGRKRGSGMGGGHDEREQTLNQILVEMDGFDGDTNVIVLAATNRADVLDPALLRPGRFDRRVNIMLPERKDREAILKVHFKNKPTDDTVNLDALAAKTAGSSGADLANIANESAIIAARRNKKKITNEELTEAFERVAIGPERKAKVMSDKEKELTAYHEAGHAIVGHVLPDSDPVHKVTIIPRGGTGGVTWFLPPEDKSYTNVYEFKDILARAMGGRVAEQILYGDDGITTGAGSDLRNATQIARDMVIEQGMGKALRDQVFHEDNGGLMFDKMTRERPYSDETAKQIDQEVAALINEAKTRAMTVLKANRSHLDKLAAALLKDETLEEEAVAEILKGTKLPKEAKLHA